In a single window of the Pseudodesulfovibrio profundus genome:
- a CDS encoding DVU_1555 family C-GCAxxG-C-C protein: MFDEMGLRMMELAGKGFCCSQIMVLLALEEMGRESPDTVRAAAGLCDGLGDCSGLCGVFTGASLVFGLYAGKGEDVEDKDERLPLMLEQLRDWFVATTREYGGMTCGDILDGQCGQPDAQRCSSLLSTTYAQVREILVDNGFDPAEGRG; the protein is encoded by the coding sequence GCTTGCAGGCAAGGGGTTCTGCTGTAGTCAGATCATGGTCCTGCTTGCTCTGGAAGAGATGGGGCGCGAGAGTCCCGATACGGTTCGTGCGGCAGCAGGGTTGTGCGATGGGCTGGGTGATTGTTCCGGTCTGTGTGGTGTTTTCACTGGAGCATCCCTCGTGTTCGGATTGTACGCGGGCAAGGGAGAGGATGTGGAGGATAAGGACGAGCGGTTGCCGCTGATGCTGGAACAGCTACGCGACTGGTTCGTGGCTACCACCCGGGAATACGGTGGTATGACCTGTGGCGATATCCTCGATGGTCAATGTGGTCAGCCGGATGCACAGCGATGTAGCAGTTTGCTCTCAACCACGTATGCGCAGGTTCGGGAGATACTGGTAGACAACGGATTTGATCCGGCAGAAGGGCGCGGCTAG